In a single window of the Mesorhizobium shangrilense genome:
- a CDS encoding RelA/SpoT family protein: MMRQYELVERVQRYKPDANEALLNKAYVYAMQKHGHQRRASGDPYFSHPLEVAAILTDMHMDEATIAVALLHDTIEDTTATRQEIDELFGPDLGRLVEGLTKLKKLDLVSKKAEQAENLRKLLLAIAEDVRVLLVKLADRLHNMRTMDHMPESKRLRIAEETMDIYAPLAGRMGMQGVREELEDLSFRYINPEAYKTVTARLAEVVERNRGVIEDIEKTLTKLFEKYSINATVKSRQKKPWSVFRKMETKALSFEQLSDIFGFRVLVDTVEDCYRALGAIHTSWSMVPGRFKDYISTPKQNDYRSIHTTIVGPSNQRVELQIRTRSMHNVAEYGVAAHALYKDGSQSGNGSSHALSKDTNAYAWLRRTIEQLAEGDNPEDFLENTKLELFQDQVFCFTPKGRLIALPRGATPIDFAYAVHTDVGDTCVGAKVNGRTMPLMTELKNGDEVEIIRSNAQTPPAAWESIVVTGKARAAIRRATKNAVRKQYSGLGLRILERAFERAGKVFQKEKLKPVLPRLARKDVEDVLASVGRGELASADVLKAMFPDYKDERVTSAPQKPREEGWFNLRNAAGMLFQIPGRSSRRQRSERKGEGAVPIRGVRGDLPVKFAPEGAVPGDRIVGILQPGAGITIYPIQSPSLTAFDDQPERWVDVRWDIDEGMKERFPARISVSAINAPGSLAEIAQVVATNDANIHMLSMVRTAPDFTEMLIDLEVWDLKHLNRLLSQLKDSSAVSGVRRVNG; this comes from the coding sequence ATGATGCGTCAGTACGAGCTTGTCGAGCGCGTCCAGCGCTACAAGCCTGACGCAAACGAAGCCTTGTTGAACAAGGCCTATGTGTACGCCATGCAGAAGCATGGCCACCAGCGCCGTGCTTCGGGAGATCCCTATTTCTCCCACCCGCTGGAGGTGGCGGCGATCCTCACCGACATGCACATGGATGAGGCGACGATTGCGGTTGCCCTGCTGCATGACACGATCGAGGACACGACGGCGACGCGTCAGGAGATCGACGAACTGTTCGGACCGGACCTCGGGCGTCTGGTCGAAGGCCTGACCAAGCTGAAGAAGCTCGATCTGGTCTCCAAAAAGGCCGAGCAGGCTGAGAACCTGAGAAAACTGCTTCTGGCGATCGCCGAGGACGTGCGGGTGCTTCTGGTCAAGCTTGCCGACCGCCTCCACAACATGCGCACGATGGACCACATGCCTGAGAGCAAGCGGTTGCGCATCGCCGAAGAGACAATGGACATCTATGCGCCGCTGGCCGGGCGCATGGGCATGCAGGGCGTGCGCGAGGAGTTGGAAGACCTCTCCTTCCGCTACATCAATCCGGAAGCCTACAAAACGGTGACCGCGCGCCTGGCAGAGGTCGTCGAGCGGAATCGCGGCGTCATCGAGGATATCGAGAAGACGCTGACGAAGCTGTTCGAGAAATACTCCATCAACGCTACGGTCAAGAGTCGCCAGAAGAAGCCCTGGTCTGTCTTCCGCAAGATGGAGACCAAGGCGCTTTCCTTCGAGCAACTGTCGGACATTTTCGGCTTCCGCGTCCTGGTCGATACTGTGGAGGACTGCTACCGCGCGCTGGGCGCCATCCATACCTCCTGGTCCATGGTCCCCGGTCGCTTCAAGGATTACATCTCGACGCCGAAGCAGAACGACTACCGGTCGATCCACACCACCATCGTCGGTCCGTCGAACCAGCGCGTCGAACTCCAGATCCGAACGCGAAGCATGCATAACGTCGCCGAATACGGCGTGGCGGCCCATGCGCTCTACAAGGACGGTAGCCAGTCCGGCAACGGATCGAGCCATGCCTTGTCGAAGGACACCAACGCCTATGCCTGGCTCCGGCGCACGATCGAGCAGCTGGCCGAAGGCGATAACCCGGAAGACTTCCTCGAAAACACCAAGCTTGAACTTTTCCAGGACCAGGTCTTCTGCTTCACGCCGAAGGGAAGGCTGATCGCGCTGCCACGTGGCGCCACCCCGATCGATTTTGCGTACGCCGTGCATACAGATGTCGGCGACACCTGCGTCGGGGCCAAGGTCAACGGCCGCACTATGCCGCTGATGACCGAGCTAAAAAATGGCGACGAGGTCGAGATCATCCGCTCGAACGCCCAAACGCCGCCCGCCGCGTGGGAGTCCATCGTCGTTACCGGCAAGGCGCGCGCTGCGATCCGGCGGGCGACCAAGAATGCGGTCCGCAAGCAATATTCCGGTCTGGGCCTGCGCATCCTGGAGCGCGCATTCGAGCGCGCCGGAAAGGTTTTCCAGAAGGAGAAGCTGAAGCCTGTCCTGCCGCGCCTTGCGCGCAAGGACGTCGAGGACGTGCTGGCCTCGGTGGGGCGCGGCGAGCTTGCGTCCGCCGATGTGCTGAAGGCGATGTTCCCCGACTATAAGGATGAGCGCGTCACGTCCGCTCCGCAGAAGCCGCGCGAGGAGGGGTGGTTCAACCTGCGCAACGCCGCCGGCATGCTGTTCCAAATTCCCGGCCGTTCATCGCGCCGCCAGAGGAGCGAGCGCAAGGGGGAGGGCGCGGTGCCGATCCGCGGCGTGCGTGGAGACCTCCCGGTGAAGTTTGCACCCGAAGGCGCTGTGCCCGGCGACCGTATTGTCGGCATCCTGCAGCCGGGCGCGGGCATCACCATCTACCCCATCCAGTCGCCTTCGCTCACGGCGTTCGACGATCAGCCGGAGCGCTGGGTCGACGTGCGCTGGGATATCGACGAGGGCATGAAGGAGCGGTTCCCGGCTCGCATTTCGGTGTCGGCCATCAACGCTCCCGGTTCGCTTGCCGAAATAGCGCAGGTCGTCGCGACTAACGACGCCAACATTCATATGCTGTCGATGGTCAGAACGGCGCCCGACTTCACCGAGATGCTGATCGACCTCGAAGTGTGGGACCTGAAGCATCTCAACCGGCTGCTCTCGCAGCTGAAGGACAGTTCGGCCGTCAGCGGCGTGCGCCGCGTGAATGGCTGA
- the rpoZ gene encoding DNA-directed RNA polymerase subunit omega — protein MARVTVEDCIDKVDNRFELVLLASHRARQISQGASIMVDRDNDKNPVVALREIADEVLSPGDLKEDLIHSLQKHVEVDEPEAPEAPEVADKTVPAVASAVDEDEDSNITFDRMSEEDLLAGIEGLVPPEKSDDF, from the coding sequence GTGGCCCGCGTTACTGTTGAAGACTGCATCGATAAGGTCGACAACCGCTTCGAACTCGTCCTGCTCGCCAGCCATCGTGCGCGGCAGATTTCGCAGGGCGCCTCGATCATGGTGGATCGCGACAACGACAAGAATCCGGTCGTCGCCCTGCGCGAGATTGCCGACGAGGTCCTGTCGCCAGGCGACCTCAAGGAAGATCTGATCCACTCCCTCCAGAAGCACGTCGAGGTTGACGAGCCCGAGGCGCCGGAGGCCCCCGAGGTTGCGGACAAGACGGTGCCGGCCGTCGCCAGCGCCGTCGACGAGGACGAAGACAGCAACATCACCTTCGACCGGATGTCGGAGGAAGATCTGCTCGCCGGCATCGAGGGCCTTGTGCCGCCGGAAAAGAGCGACGACTTCTGA
- a CDS encoding NYN domain-containing protein translates to MFDPREKIALFIDGANLYATSRSLGFDIDYRKLLGSFQKKGYLLRAYYYTALVEDQEYSSIRPLIDWLDYNGYKVVTKPAKEFTDASGRRKIKGNMDIELTIDALELADVVDHYVIFSGDGDFRTLVDALQRRGRKVSVVSTMASQPPMISDDLRRQADYFIDLMSLKAEIGRDPSERPVRRPEPQENDDEV, encoded by the coding sequence ATGTTTGATCCACGTGAAAAGATCGCCCTTTTCATCGACGGAGCAAATCTTTACGCAACATCACGCTCGCTTGGCTTCGACATAGATTACCGCAAGCTCCTGGGAAGCTTTCAGAAAAAAGGCTATCTACTTCGCGCCTATTATTATACCGCGCTTGTAGAGGATCAGGAATATTCATCGATACGCCCGCTGATAGACTGGCTGGACTACAACGGATACAAGGTCGTCACCAAGCCAGCAAAAGAATTCACCGACGCGTCCGGTCGCCGCAAGATAAAGGGCAACATGGACATCGAACTGACGATCGACGCGCTGGAGCTGGCGGACGTCGTCGATCACTACGTCATTTTCTCCGGCGACGGCGACTTCCGCACCCTGGTGGATGCGCTGCAGCGGCGCGGACGCAAGGTCAGCGTCGTCTCCACCATGGCGTCGCAGCCGCCGATGATCTCCGACGACCTCAGACGGCAGGCGGATTATTTCATTGACCTCATGTCGCTAAAGGCCGAGATCGGCCGCGATCCATCGGAGCGGCCAGTGCGACGTCCCGAGCCCCAGGAAAACGACGACGAGGTTTGA
- a CDS encoding uracil-DNA glycosylase, which yields MTQLLAPHVTEPGHDCPLCPRLHDFIAGWRDREPDWFNGPVPTFLPVGGDSNARLLIVGLAPGLRGANRTGRPFTGDYAGDLLYSTLVRFGFARGVFQARPDDGLELIDTAITNAVRCVPPENKPTGAEITTCRRFLSATINRFPRLEAVLALGAIAHQSTVRALGGRVAAHPFKHAGEHRIGALTLFSSYHCSRYNTNTGVLTEAMFVGVFEKIAAFLEHELPR from the coding sequence TTGACGCAGTTGCTTGCGCCGCATGTCACGGAGCCCGGCCACGACTGCCCGCTCTGCCCCCGCCTTCATGATTTCATCGCCGGATGGCGCGACAGGGAGCCCGACTGGTTCAACGGGCCGGTGCCGACCTTCCTGCCCGTCGGCGGCGACAGCAACGCACGCCTGCTGATCGTGGGACTGGCGCCCGGACTGCGCGGCGCCAACCGTACCGGCCGGCCCTTCACCGGCGACTATGCGGGCGATCTCCTCTACTCGACGCTCGTCCGCTTCGGCTTCGCGCGCGGCGTGTTCCAGGCGAGGCCCGACGACGGGCTGGAACTGATCGATACGGCGATCACCAATGCAGTTCGCTGCGTTCCGCCGGAGAACAAGCCGACCGGCGCCGAGATCACGACCTGCCGGCGGTTTCTTTCGGCAACCATCAATCGGTTTCCACGGCTTGAAGCAGTGCTGGCGCTCGGCGCCATCGCGCACCAGTCGACCGTACGCGCACTGGGTGGACGCGTGGCGGCCCACCCGTTCAAGCACGCCGGCGAACACAGGATCGGCGCGCTCACGCTCTTCTCCAGCTACCACTGCTCGCGCTACAACACGAACACCGGCGTGTTGACGGAGGCGATGTTTGTCGGCGTGTTCGAGAAGATCGCCGCGTTCCTGGAGCATGAGTTGCCGCGGTGA
- a CDS encoding DUF1127 domain-containing protein produces MISVLTVFHFHRAVHRSPSGEDAPDGLYDKGAMGRVIYTWEERIRARRELARLASEAPELIQKMGFTMAEVDAELAKPFWRR; encoded by the coding sequence ATGATCTCCGTGCTGACCGTATTCCATTTCCATCGTGCGGTGCATAGGAGCCCGAGCGGCGAGGACGCGCCCGACGGCCTCTACGACAAGGGCGCGATGGGGCGCGTCATCTACACTTGGGAAGAGCGCATCCGCGCTCGTCGGGAACTCGCTCGCCTTGCCAGCGAAGCTCCTGAGCTCATCCAGAAGATGGGCTTCACCATGGCCGAGGTTGACGCCGAGCTCGCCAAGCCGTTCTGGCGCCGCTGA
- a CDS encoding MFS transporter, which produces MNIGLTMSPANRIYAGFGIYSFGLGNIFPRLPDIQASMGIEEGALGLGLIGTPVGTLAALTFAAPILERIGYRAALLTTIPLMSLGYALAVHAPGPLIFFLLLIPVGLMVGTIEVALNVEADRTEHLIGRRIMNRAHSFWSFGFFGAGLFGSGLAQLGLSPQVHLALVVPICLLGAALIFGNYEPAPHRAESKGETLPLVARPSAAILILVVVTLGAMLMEGASMDWSAIYMRDVYSAGPFWSGFAVALFALTQATSRFFADRFVDRYSPSRVARFLLSVLTAGILLVFFSHTPALSLLGFALLGIGSSAIFPLAISAAAQRTDRPSAINVAALAQISFVIFLLGPPLLGFVAEHWGIRWAFGLGLPLVLVAFAMAGALGRKQAYSRDRPDRT; this is translated from the coding sequence ATGAACATCGGCCTGACAATGAGTCCCGCCAACCGGATCTATGCCGGTTTCGGCATTTATTCGTTTGGCCTGGGAAACATCTTTCCCCGTCTGCCCGATATCCAGGCGTCAATGGGTATCGAGGAGGGAGCGCTTGGCCTCGGGCTGATCGGCACGCCGGTCGGGACCCTGGCGGCACTGACCTTCGCTGCCCCGATCCTCGAAAGGATCGGCTACCGCGCCGCGCTCCTGACCACAATTCCCTTGATGAGCCTTGGTTATGCCCTTGCCGTGCACGCGCCCGGGCCGCTGATCTTTTTTCTTCTGCTCATCCCGGTGGGGCTCATGGTCGGAACCATCGAGGTCGCGCTAAATGTCGAGGCCGATCGCACAGAGCATCTGATCGGCCGCCGCATCATGAACCGCGCCCATTCTTTCTGGAGCTTCGGCTTCTTCGGAGCAGGCCTGTTCGGATCGGGCCTGGCGCAACTTGGACTGTCGCCGCAGGTCCACCTCGCGCTCGTCGTGCCGATCTGCCTGCTCGGCGCAGCCTTGATCTTCGGCAACTATGAACCCGCTCCCCACCGTGCGGAGTCAAAGGGCGAGACCCTACCGCTCGTGGCACGGCCCAGCGCCGCGATCCTCATCCTGGTTGTGGTGACACTCGGCGCGATGCTGATGGAAGGCGCCAGCATGGACTGGTCCGCCATCTATATGAGGGACGTTTACAGCGCGGGACCGTTCTGGTCCGGTTTTGCGGTCGCCCTGTTCGCGCTGACCCAGGCGACCTCGCGCTTCTTCGCCGACCGGTTCGTGGACCGCTACTCGCCAAGCCGGGTCGCTCGCTTCCTGTTGAGCGTGCTCACGGCGGGCATCCTGCTGGTGTTCTTCTCCCATACGCCGGCGCTTTCGCTGCTAGGATTTGCGCTGCTCGGGATCGGCAGCAGCGCCATCTTCCCTCTCGCCATCTCCGCCGCCGCGCAGCGTACGGACCGACCTTCGGCCATCAATGTGGCGGCGCTGGCGCAGATTTCCTTCGTCATCTTCCTGCTCGGCCCGCCCCTGCTCGGCTTCGTCGCGGAGCACTGGGGCATAAGGTGGGCATTCGGGCTTGGCCTTCCACTCGTTCTCGTCGCGTTCGCGATGGCGGGAGCGCTTGGTCGAAAGCAAGCCTATTCGCGTGACAGACCGGACCGCACCTGA
- the smpB gene encoding SsrA-binding protein SmpB, giving the protein MAPGKKSDPNNKVAAENRKARFAYEVLDTLETGLVLTGTEVKSLRQGHANIQESYASLEDGEIWLINSYVPEYLQGNRFNHEPRRRRKLLLKKREMARLGQAVDREGMTMVPLKIYFNDRGRAKLLLAIARGKKLHDKRESEKQRDWAREKGRLLKERG; this is encoded by the coding sequence ATGGCTCCCGGCAAGAAATCCGATCCGAACAACAAGGTCGCTGCGGAAAACCGCAAGGCGCGCTTTGCATATGAGGTGCTCGACACGCTCGAGACCGGCCTTGTGCTGACCGGCACCGAGGTGAAGTCACTGCGGCAGGGGCACGCCAACATCCAGGAGTCCTATGCCTCTCTGGAGGATGGCGAGATCTGGCTCATCAACTCCTATGTGCCTGAATATCTGCAGGGTAACCGCTTCAACCACGAGCCGCGCCGACGCAGGAAGCTGTTGCTGAAAAAGCGCGAGATGGCGCGCCTTGGGCAGGCAGTCGACCGCGAAGGCATGACCATGGTGCCGCTCAAGATCTACTTCAACGATCGCGGCCGCGCCAAGCTGCTGCTCGCCATCGCGCGTGGCAAGAAGCTGCACGACAAGCGCGAGAGCGAAAAGCAGCGCGATTGGGCGCGGGAGAAGGGGCGGTTGCTGAAGGAGCGCGGCTAG
- the dapA gene encoding 4-hydroxy-tetrahydrodipicolinate synthase encodes MLRGSLTALVTPFTNGGAFDEKTFRAFVEWQIAEGTTGLVPVGTTGESPTLSHDEHRAVVKTCVEVAKGRVPVVAGAGSNNTAEAVGLVEYAEKVGADAVLVVTPYYNKPTQRGLYAHFAAVAKATSLPIIIYNIPPRSVVDMTPETMGRLAHDFKNIVGVKDATGKVERVSEQRMTCGKDFIQLSGEDASALGFNAHGGVGCISVTANVAPRLCAEFQEATLRNDKERALELQDRLMPLHKAIFIEPGLAGAKYALSKLGKVENIVRSPLTTIEASTAEKIDAAMQHAGLIN; translated from the coding sequence ATGCTCAGAGGGTCGTTGACTGCGCTTGTGACGCCTTTCACGAATGGCGGCGCATTCGACGAGAAAACCTTTCGGGCTTTCGTCGAATGGCAGATCGCGGAAGGTACTACGGGCCTTGTTCCCGTAGGTACGACCGGTGAATCCCCAACGCTCTCGCATGACGAGCATCGCGCTGTGGTGAAGACCTGTGTCGAAGTGGCGAAGGGGAGGGTCCCCGTTGTCGCCGGCGCCGGCTCCAACAATACCGCGGAGGCGGTCGGCCTAGTCGAATATGCGGAGAAGGTCGGCGCCGACGCCGTGCTGGTGGTGACGCCCTACTACAACAAGCCGACCCAGCGCGGTCTCTATGCCCATTTCGCGGCGGTCGCCAAGGCGACCAGCCTGCCGATCATCATCTATAACATCCCGCCGCGCTCGGTCGTTGACATGACGCCGGAGACGATGGGCCGGTTGGCTCACGACTTCAAGAACATCGTCGGCGTCAAGGACGCCACCGGCAAGGTCGAGCGGGTCTCCGAGCAGCGCATGACCTGCGGCAAGGATTTCATCCAGCTCTCCGGCGAGGACGCTTCGGCGCTCGGCTTCAACGCGCACGGCGGCGTCGGCTGCATTTCGGTGACGGCGAATGTCGCGCCGCGCCTGTGCGCGGAATTCCAGGAAGCCACGCTTCGCAACGACAAGGAGCGCGCGCTGGAACTGCAGGACCGCCTGATGCCGCTGCACAAGGCGATCTTCATTGAGCCCGGGCTTGCTGGCGCCAAGTACGCGCTGTCGAAGCTGGGCAAGGTCGAGAACATTGTGCGCTCGCCGCTCACCACGATCGAGGCGTCGACCGCCGAGAAGATCGATGCGGCGATGCAGCACGCGGGATTGATAAACTAG
- a CDS encoding lytic transglycosylase domain-containing protein gives MSVQWCSRLVLIAALSLLVPAGTPAVSGASKVPGAAKVATFPGTPPSTEKTGRLDIITTASIPRAPAFMEDAGAVSMAELKRGLDALAVGDVRTAWTAREALIEGSLDHHIMTWAIAIGGGLASHEIAGAARALHDWPGVDMLRRNGERALFRENPPPNVVLETLGSMPPQTAEGARALARAHLALDDRTAAQKVIGPFWRTEKLEARDEAAILKEFGELLTKSDHRFRMERMLYAERIRSAERVAPRAGAEQLQKAWAAVLRGEKGAAKLLAAVPADQRSAGFYFAEARLLRRAEQFAKAAAAMAKAPKDGESLVDPDAWWIERRVLSRELMDIGDVKGAYGVAASHSAQNPSNAVDAEFHAGWYALRGLNEPVKAARHFARIAEIADGPISSSRAYYWMGRAAEAGAPGDAKTYYRKAAGYGTAFYGQLAAQRIGLSIINVPNPEPSASDLRSFARRESVQAIARLEAAGHAGLADRLYRDLAVQLTSAGEMALLTAKAEKRGNHFFSLRLAKAAARRGIDIGGLAHPVGVIPPSADIKDAGKALAYAIARQESEFNIGAVSKAGALGLLQLLPGTAKDMAERNGLPFSKARLTTDAGYNATLGAAFLGEQLERFDGSYILTFAGYNAGPSRASQWIKRYGDPRGKDIDTVVDWIERIPFTETRGYVQRVMENYQVYKMRLTGQFNIVGDLVHGRQ, from the coding sequence ATGTCAGTCCAGTGGTGCAGCCGCCTCGTGCTGATCGCGGCGCTCTCGCTCCTCGTACCTGCCGGCACGCCAGCGGTGTCCGGCGCTTCCAAGGTGCCCGGCGCCGCGAAGGTGGCTACCTTCCCCGGCACGCCCCCCAGCACCGAGAAGACCGGACGTCTCGACATCATCACCACCGCATCGATCCCGCGCGCACCCGCCTTCATGGAGGATGCCGGCGCAGTCAGCATGGCCGAGCTGAAGCGCGGCCTGGACGCCCTCGCAGTAGGCGACGTGCGGACAGCCTGGACCGCGCGCGAAGCGCTGATCGAAGGATCTCTCGATCACCACATCATGACGTGGGCCATCGCGATCGGCGGAGGCCTCGCCAGCCATGAGATCGCGGGGGCCGCGCGAGCACTGCATGATTGGCCGGGCGTGGACATGCTGCGCAGGAACGGCGAGCGGGCGCTCTTCAGGGAGAATCCCCCGCCGAACGTGGTGCTCGAAACGCTCGGAAGCATGCCGCCACAAACAGCCGAAGGCGCGAGAGCCCTTGCGCGCGCCCACCTCGCCCTCGACGACCGGACGGCAGCGCAGAAGGTGATCGGTCCGTTCTGGCGCACGGAAAAGCTCGAAGCGCGAGACGAGGCCGCAATCCTCAAGGAGTTCGGCGAACTCCTCACTAAATCGGATCATCGGTTCCGCATGGAGCGGATGCTCTATGCCGAGCGGATCCGCTCCGCCGAGCGCGTTGCGCCACGCGCGGGCGCGGAGCAACTGCAGAAAGCATGGGCGGCCGTGCTGCGCGGAGAAAAAGGCGCGGCAAAGCTGCTCGCCGCCGTGCCCGCCGACCAGAGATCGGCCGGCTTCTATTTTGCTGAGGCCAGACTCTTGCGGCGCGCGGAGCAGTTCGCCAAGGCCGCCGCAGCCATGGCGAAGGCGCCCAAGGATGGCGAAAGCCTGGTCGACCCGGACGCGTGGTGGATCGAGCGCCGCGTGCTTTCGCGTGAATTGATGGACATTGGCGATGTGAAGGGCGCCTATGGCGTGGCCGCCTCGCATTCCGCACAGAACCCCAGCAATGCGGTAGACGCCGAGTTCCATGCCGGCTGGTACGCGCTGCGCGGGCTGAACGAGCCGGTCAAGGCGGCCAGGCATTTCGCCCGGATCGCCGAGATCGCGGACGGGCCAATCTCGTCCTCGCGCGCCTATTATTGGATGGGGCGTGCCGCGGAAGCAGGCGCGCCCGGCGATGCAAAAACCTACTATCGGAAGGCCGCCGGCTACGGCACGGCCTTCTATGGACAGTTGGCGGCCCAAAGAATCGGCCTCTCCATCATCAACGTGCCCAACCCCGAGCCCAGCGCGTCCGACCTCCGGAGCTTTGCGCGCCGCGAATCGGTCCAGGCGATCGCTCGTCTCGAGGCAGCCGGCCATGCAGGTCTCGCCGACCGGCTCTACCGCGACCTCGCCGTCCAGCTGACGAGCGCCGGCGAAATGGCGCTGTTGACCGCCAAGGCAGAGAAGCGCGGCAACCATTTCTTTTCGCTGCGGCTTGCCAAAGCTGCCGCGCGCCGTGGCATCGATATCGGCGGACTCGCGCATCCGGTCGGGGTGATCCCGCCCTCCGCCGACATCAAGGACGCGGGCAAGGCCCTCGCCTATGCGATCGCGCGGCAGGAGAGCGAATTCAACATCGGCGCGGTCTCGAAAGCCGGCGCGCTGGGGCTGCTGCAACTCCTGCCCGGTACAGCCAAGGACATGGCGGAGCGGAACGGCCTGCCCTTCTCCAAGGCGCGGCTGACAACCGACGCCGGCTATAATGCGACGCTCGGGGCCGCCTTCCTCGGCGAGCAGCTCGAGCGCTTCGACGGCTCCTACATCCTCACTTTCGCCGGGTACAATGCCGGCCCCTCCCGTGCGTCGCAGTGGATCAAGCGCTACGGCGATCCTCGCGGCAAGGACATCGATACGGTCGTAGACTGGATCGAGAGAATTCCCTTCACGGAAACGCGCGGCTACGTGCAACGCGTCATGGAGAATTATCAGGTCTACAAGATGCGACTGACGGGACAGTTCAATATCGTCGGAGATCTGGTGCATGGACGGCAATAG